Proteins co-encoded in one Paraburkholderia edwinii genomic window:
- the nadC gene encoding carboxylating nicotinate-nucleotide diphosphorylase translates to MGASEQPNYLGDVVSPLFAEIRAQYGDALDAALARNVTDALAEDVGSGDLTGYLVPADEMRDARIIVREEAVLCGVMWFGEVMRRVDPRIDVRWRYREGDRMTADTTVCALRGPARSLLTAERNALNFLQLLSGVATATRRFADTIAHTHAKVLDTRKTLPGLRLAEKYAVRVGGGANQRLALYDGILIKENHIAAAGGVGAAMNAALALDAKVSVQIEVETLEQLETALAHGARSVLLDNFTYEAMHEAVRITAGRAVLEVSGGVNLETIRTIAETGVDRISVGSLTKDVRATDYSMRII, encoded by the coding sequence ATGGGTGCCAGCGAGCAGCCTAACTATCTCGGCGATGTCGTGTCGCCGCTCTTCGCGGAGATTCGCGCGCAATACGGCGATGCGCTCGACGCGGCGTTGGCGCGCAACGTCACGGACGCGCTTGCGGAAGACGTCGGCAGCGGCGACCTCACGGGCTATCTCGTGCCCGCCGACGAAATGCGCGACGCGCGGATTATCGTGCGCGAAGAGGCGGTGCTGTGCGGCGTGATGTGGTTCGGCGAAGTGATGCGTCGCGTCGATCCGCGTATCGATGTGCGCTGGCGCTATCGCGAGGGCGACCGGATGACGGCGGACACGACGGTATGCGCGCTGCGCGGCCCGGCGCGTTCGCTGCTGACGGCCGAGCGCAATGCGCTGAACTTCCTGCAACTGCTGTCGGGCGTCGCGACGGCGACGCGGCGTTTCGCCGACACGATCGCCCATACGCACGCGAAGGTGCTTGATACGCGCAAGACGCTGCCGGGGTTGCGGCTTGCAGAGAAGTACGCGGTACGCGTCGGAGGCGGTGCGAATCAACGGCTTGCGCTGTACGACGGGATTCTGATCAAGGAAAACCATATCGCGGCGGCAGGCGGTGTGGGCGCCGCGATGAATGCCGCGCTGGCGCTGGACGCGAAGGTGTCGGTTCAGATCGAAGTGGAAACGCTCGAGCAACTCGAAACGGCGCTCGCGCACGGCGCGCGTTCGGTGCTGCTCGACAACTTCACCTATGAAGCGATGCACGAGGCGGTGCGCATCACCGCCGGTCGTGCGGTGCTCGAAGTGTCGGGGGGCGTGAACCTCGAGACGATTCGTACGATCGCCGAAACCGGCGTCGATCGCATTTCGGTGGGCTCGCTGACAAAGGACGTGCGGGCGACCGACTACTCGATGCGGATTATCTAG
- the nadA gene encoding quinolinate synthase NadA produces the protein MNEVIRTVEYDRPLAQGLTCGVGEAWAKVPQAPSPEERRALKERIRGLLKREKAVLVAHYYVDAELQELADETGGCVADSLEMARFGRDNDAQTLVVAGVRFMGETAKILSPGKRILMPDLDATCSLDLGCPADEFSAFCDAHPDRTVVVYANTSAAVKARADWMVTSSIGLEIVADLHARGEKIIWAPDRHLGGYIQKKTGADMLLWQGSCLVHDEFKGIELEVLRAEYPHAKVLVHPESPESVVALADVVGSTTQLIDAAQRLDATHFIVATDLGILHKMRLAAPGKTFIEAPTAGNSATCKSCAHCPWMAMNGLANLADVLERGHNEIFVDPAIGERAKLPIDRMLDFAARHKKRVQASGDLARDGALYSNVGAA, from the coding sequence ATGAATGAGGTAATCAGGACCGTCGAATACGATCGACCGCTCGCGCAGGGCTTGACGTGCGGCGTCGGCGAAGCGTGGGCCAAGGTGCCGCAGGCGCCGTCGCCTGAAGAGAGACGTGCGCTGAAAGAGCGCATTCGCGGGCTGCTCAAGCGCGAAAAGGCGGTGCTCGTTGCGCACTACTATGTCGACGCGGAACTACAGGAACTTGCCGATGAAACCGGCGGCTGCGTTGCGGATTCGCTCGAAATGGCGCGCTTCGGCCGCGACAACGACGCGCAAACGCTCGTGGTAGCCGGCGTTCGGTTTATGGGCGAAACAGCGAAGATTCTGAGCCCCGGTAAGCGCATTCTGATGCCCGATCTCGACGCGACCTGTTCGCTCGATCTCGGCTGTCCCGCAGACGAATTCTCAGCGTTTTGCGATGCGCATCCGGACCGCACGGTGGTCGTTTATGCGAACACCAGTGCCGCGGTGAAAGCGCGCGCGGACTGGATGGTCACGTCGTCGATCGGGCTCGAGATCGTGGCCGACCTGCATGCGCGCGGCGAAAAAATCATCTGGGCGCCGGACCGGCATCTCGGCGGCTACATCCAGAAGAAGACCGGCGCGGACATGTTGCTGTGGCAGGGCTCGTGCCTCGTTCACGACGAATTCAAAGGCATCGAACTCGAGGTGCTGCGCGCAGAGTATCCGCATGCGAAGGTGCTCGTTCATCCGGAATCGCCGGAAAGCGTGGTCGCACTGGCGGATGTGGTCGGCTCGACGACGCAACTGATCGACGCGGCGCAACGGCTCGATGCGACGCATTTTATTGTTGCGACGGATCTCGGCATTCTGCACAAGATGCGGCTCGCGGCGCCGGGCAAAACATTTATCGAAGCGCCGACGGCCGGCAATAGCGCGACCTGCAAGAGCTGCGCGCATTGCCCGTGGATGGCGATGAACGGTCTCGCGAATCTTGCCGACGTGCTCGAGCGCGGCCACAACGAGATCTTCGTCGATCCGGCCATCGGCGAGCGCGCGAAGCTGCCGATCGACCGCATGCTGGACTTCGCCGCGCGTCACAAGAAGCGTGTGCAGGCAAGCGGTGATCTCGCGCGCGACGGCGCGCTGTATTCGAACGTGGGAGCGGCCTGA
- a CDS encoding DesA family fatty acid desaturase, whose protein sequence is MFNSLLDFLAHGLLRFSWWQLVLYTLAVTHVTIIGVTVYLHRCQAHRALDLHPAVSHFFRFWLWMTTGMLTGQWAAIHRKHHAKCETEEDPHSPQTRGIWKVLLEGAELYRAEAKNEETMRKFSHGTPNDWMERNVYTKYPILGVSLMMVLNVALFGAVGLTVWAVQMVWIPFWAAGVVNGLAHFWGYRNFNSADASTNIFPWGILIGGEELHNNHHTYATSAKLSNKWFEIDIGWMYIRILSACRLATVKKVAPTPRLGSGKLVLDQDTLQAVLANRYEVMASYGKALKRAYRQELAHLKEVGAREKYQLMRGARNWFHKEEAGLDEPQKRQLPQIFANSQKLRTYIELRNELAAMWERSNASREQLLAQLQDWCHRAEQSGIKALQEFALRLRRYA, encoded by the coding sequence TTGTTCAACTCGCTGCTTGATTTCCTCGCTCATGGGCTGCTGCGCTTTTCGTGGTGGCAGCTGGTGCTCTATACCCTCGCGGTCACGCACGTCACGATCATCGGCGTGACGGTTTATCTGCACCGCTGCCAGGCGCATCGCGCGCTCGATCTCCACCCCGCGGTCAGTCATTTCTTCCGGTTCTGGCTGTGGATGACCACGGGCATGCTGACGGGCCAGTGGGCCGCGATCCACCGCAAGCATCACGCGAAGTGCGAGACCGAAGAAGATCCGCACAGCCCGCAAACGCGCGGCATCTGGAAGGTGCTGCTCGAAGGCGCCGAGCTCTATCGCGCGGAAGCGAAGAACGAAGAGACGATGCGCAAGTTCAGCCACGGCACGCCGAACGACTGGATGGAGCGCAACGTCTACACGAAGTACCCGATTCTCGGCGTGAGCCTGATGATGGTGCTCAACGTCGCGCTGTTCGGCGCGGTCGGTCTCACGGTGTGGGCCGTGCAGATGGTCTGGATTCCGTTCTGGGCGGCCGGTGTCGTCAACGGTCTGGCGCACTTCTGGGGCTATCGCAACTTCAACTCGGCGGACGCCAGCACGAACATCTTCCCGTGGGGCATTTTGATCGGCGGCGAAGAGCTGCATAACAATCACCACACGTACGCAACCTCGGCGAAGCTGTCGAACAAGTGGTTCGAGATCGATATCGGCTGGATGTACATCCGCATCCTGTCGGCATGCCGGCTCGCCACGGTCAAGAAGGTCGCGCCGACGCCGCGTTTGGGCTCCGGCAAGCTCGTGCTCGATCAGGACACGCTGCAGGCCGTGCTCGCAAACCGCTATGAAGTGATGGCGAGTTACGGCAAGGCGCTCAAGCGCGCGTATCGTCAGGAGCTTGCGCACCTGAAGGAAGTCGGCGCGCGCGAGAAGTACCAGCTGATGCGCGGCGCGCGCAACTGGTTCCACAAGGAAGAGGCAGGGCTCGACGAGCCGCAGAAGCGTCAGTTGCCGCAGATCTTCGCGAACAGCCAGAAGCTGCGCACCTATATCGAACTGCGCAACGAACTGGCCGCGATGTGGGAGCGTTCGAACGCATCGCGCGAACAGCTGCTCGCGCAATTGCAGGACTGGTGTCATCGCGCTGAACAGAGCGGCATCAAGGCGCTGCAGGAATTCGCACTGCGCTTGCGGCGCTACGCCTGA
- a CDS encoding mechanosensitive ion channel family protein — protein MQNTPFFEPLTDLLRDFGERATLWQVAVLVGALVLAWLVARLLRRTLNARREMSYQALRFGAEALNRAFFPLIGALFVWIARAIAGRFIHTALLDLALVPLVGIGLIYIVFFFARRVFGRDGQTHTWLALVERIVSLVVWIGMALTVMGIQGNVLTWMAGVSFRIANTQITLLSLLSGLLWVCVTMVVAMWLGAAFEDRVMRSGTLDANLKVVLARVGRALFVLAAVLISLSLVGIDITVLGVFGGALGVGLGFGLQKIASNYVSGFIILLDRSLRIGDTINVGGLQGQVTQIRTRYTVVRGLDGIETLIPNERLITDVVQNQSSYLTRGFQKTAVHVAYATDVEKAMALLAQAATGVERVLDDPAPSANLVGFGPDGVNLELGFWVADAATGTTGVRSTVNRNIWRLFAANGIAIPYAQRDIRIVGSGTADAQTVTVAAPAANEPGTAA, from the coding sequence ATGCAGAACACGCCGTTCTTCGAACCGCTCACTGACCTGCTGCGCGATTTCGGCGAGCGCGCGACGCTGTGGCAGGTCGCCGTGCTGGTCGGCGCGCTCGTGCTGGCGTGGCTCGTCGCGCGGCTGTTGCGCCGTACCTTGAACGCGCGGCGCGAGATGAGCTATCAGGCGTTGCGCTTCGGCGCCGAGGCGCTCAATCGTGCGTTCTTTCCGCTGATCGGCGCGCTGTTCGTCTGGATCGCGCGCGCGATTGCCGGACGCTTCATCCATACGGCGCTGCTCGATCTCGCGCTGGTGCCGCTGGTCGGCATCGGGCTCATCTACATCGTGTTCTTCTTTGCGCGGCGCGTGTTTGGCCGCGACGGACAGACGCACACGTGGCTCGCGCTCGTCGAACGGATCGTGTCGCTCGTCGTCTGGATCGGCATGGCGCTGACCGTGATGGGCATTCAGGGCAACGTGCTGACGTGGATGGCGGGCGTGAGCTTTCGCATCGCGAATACGCAGATCACGCTGCTGTCGCTGCTGTCCGGGCTGCTCTGGGTATGCGTGACAATGGTGGTCGCGATGTGGCTCGGCGCCGCGTTCGAAGACCGCGTGATGCGCTCGGGTACGCTCGATGCGAACCTGAAGGTGGTGCTCGCGCGCGTCGGCCGTGCGCTCTTCGTGCTGGCGGCGGTGCTGATCAGCCTGTCGCTGGTCGGCATCGATATCACGGTGCTCGGCGTCTTCGGCGGGGCGCTCGGCGTCGGGCTCGGCTTCGGGCTGCAGAAGATTGCGAGCAACTATGTGTCCGGCTTCATCATTCTGCTCGACCGGTCGCTGCGCATCGGCGACACGATCAACGTCGGCGGGCTGCAAGGGCAGGTCACGCAGATCCGCACGCGTTATACGGTCGTGCGCGGTCTCGACGGCATCGAAACGCTGATCCCGAACGAGCGGCTGATCACCGACGTCGTGCAGAACCAGTCGTCGTATCTGACGCGCGGCTTCCAGAAGACGGCCGTGCACGTTGCCTACGCGACCGACGTCGAGAAAGCGATGGCGCTGCTCGCGCAGGCCGCGACCGGCGTCGAGCGTGTGCTCGACGATCCGGCGCCGTCGGCGAATCTGGTCGGCTTCGGGCCGGACGGCGTCAATCTCGAACTCGGCTTCTGGGTCGCGGACGCGGCGACCGGCACGACGGGCGTGCGCTCGACGGTCAATCGCAATATCTGGCGGCTGTTTGCCGCGAACGGCATTGCAATTCCGTATGCGCAACGCGACATACGGATCGTCGGATCAGGCACCGCGGATGCGCAGACAGTTACCGTGGCCGCGCCCGCGGCGAACGAGCCGGGAACGGCTGCTTGA